A single genomic interval of Helianthus annuus cultivar XRQ/B chromosome 13, HanXRQr2.0-SUNRISE, whole genome shotgun sequence harbors:
- the LOC110899038 gene encoding DCN1-like protein 2 isoform X3 codes for MNKLSRGNRDKAQRFIAITGASERVALQALKASDWYLEGAIDVFYSQPQVQQSSTDSRHLEKLYNRYKDPYADMILADGISTLCNDLMVDPQDIVMLVISWYMKAATMCEFSKQEFVGGLQSLGIDTLERFRERLPYIRSELSDNQKFKEIYIFTFDWAKEKGQKSLALDTAIGMWQLLFAEKKWPLVDHWCQFLQEKHNKAISRDTWSQLLEFATGVDPGLSNYDADGAWPYLIDEFVEYLTENAMVQKGRGKKL; via the exons ATG AACAAATTGAGCAGAGGAAACCGTGATAAGGCTCAGCGCTTCATTGCTATCACCGGCGCAAG TGAGAGAGTTGCTCTACAGGCTTTGAAGGCCAGTGATTGGTATCTTGAAGGAGCAATCGATGTATTCTATAGTCAACCCCAAGTCCAGCAGTCATCTACAGATTCAAGACATCTCGAGAAACTCTACAACAGATACAAAG ATCCTTATGCTGATATGATTTTGGCTGATGGTATTAGCACCCTATGCAATGACCTAATG GTAGACCCTCAAGATATTGTCATG TTGGTTATCTCATGGTACATGAAGGCTGCTACCATGTGTGAATTCTCCAAACAGGAATTTGTCGGTGGCTTGCAATCTCTCGG GATAGATACGTTGGAGAGGTTTCGTGAGCGTTTACCGTATATACGTTCTGAACTAAGTGATAACC AGAAGTTCAAGGAGATCTATATCTTTACGTTTGACTGGGCAAAGGAAAAG GGTCAGAAGTCACTGGCGTTGGATACAGCCATAGGGATGTGGCAATTGTTGTTTGCGGAAAAGAAGTGGCCGTTGGTTGATCACTGGTGTCAGTTCTTACAG GAAAAGCATAACAAAGCTATTTCTCGGGATACGTGGTCTCAACTACTAGAGTTTGCAACC GGTGTGGATCCCGGACTTTCAAACTATGATGCTGACGGTGCGTGGCCATATCTAATTGACGAGTTTGTCGAGTATCTAACCGAGAACGCCATGGTTCAAAAGGGTAGGGGGAAGAAGTTGTAA
- the LOC110899038 gene encoding DCN1-like protein 2 isoform X1: protein MNKLSRGNRDKAQRFIAITGASCRNHGQSNGPLVYQLEREPSRSLSSERVALQALKASDWYLEGAIDVFYSQPQVQQSSTDSRHLEKLYNRYKDPYADMILADGISTLCNDLMVDPQDIVMLVISWYMKAATMCEFSKQEFVGGLQSLGIDTLERFRERLPYIRSELSDNQKFKEIYIFTFDWAKEKGQKSLALDTAIGMWQLLFAEKKWPLVDHWCQFLQEKHNKAISRDTWSQLLEFATGVDPGLSNYDADGAWPYLIDEFVEYLTENAMVQKGRGKKL, encoded by the exons ATG AACAAATTGAGCAGAGGAAACCGTGATAAGGCTCAGCGCTTCATTGCTATCACCGGCGCAAG TTGCAGAAACCATGGTCAAAGTAATGGACCTCTTGTCTATCAGCTTGAACGTGAACCAAGTAGAAGTCTCTCAAG TGAGAGAGTTGCTCTACAGGCTTTGAAGGCCAGTGATTGGTATCTTGAAGGAGCAATCGATGTATTCTATAGTCAACCCCAAGTCCAGCAGTCATCTACAGATTCAAGACATCTCGAGAAACTCTACAACAGATACAAAG ATCCTTATGCTGATATGATTTTGGCTGATGGTATTAGCACCCTATGCAATGACCTAATG GTAGACCCTCAAGATATTGTCATG TTGGTTATCTCATGGTACATGAAGGCTGCTACCATGTGTGAATTCTCCAAACAGGAATTTGTCGGTGGCTTGCAATCTCTCGG GATAGATACGTTGGAGAGGTTTCGTGAGCGTTTACCGTATATACGTTCTGAACTAAGTGATAACC AGAAGTTCAAGGAGATCTATATCTTTACGTTTGACTGGGCAAAGGAAAAG GGTCAGAAGTCACTGGCGTTGGATACAGCCATAGGGATGTGGCAATTGTTGTTTGCGGAAAAGAAGTGGCCGTTGGTTGATCACTGGTGTCAGTTCTTACAG GAAAAGCATAACAAAGCTATTTCTCGGGATACGTGGTCTCAACTACTAGAGTTTGCAACC GGTGTGGATCCCGGACTTTCAAACTATGATGCTGACGGTGCGTGGCCATATCTAATTGACGAGTTTGTCGAGTATCTAACCGAGAACGCCATGGTTCAAAAGGGTAGGGGGAAGAAGTTGTAA
- the LOC110899038 gene encoding DCN1-like protein 2 isoform X2 has product MNKLSRGNRDKAQRFIAITGARNHGQSNGPLVYQLEREPSRSLSSERVALQALKASDWYLEGAIDVFYSQPQVQQSSTDSRHLEKLYNRYKDPYADMILADGISTLCNDLMVDPQDIVMLVISWYMKAATMCEFSKQEFVGGLQSLGIDTLERFRERLPYIRSELSDNQKFKEIYIFTFDWAKEKGQKSLALDTAIGMWQLLFAEKKWPLVDHWCQFLQEKHNKAISRDTWSQLLEFATGVDPGLSNYDADGAWPYLIDEFVEYLTENAMVQKGRGKKL; this is encoded by the exons ATG AACAAATTGAGCAGAGGAAACCGTGATAAGGCTCAGCGCTTCATTGCTATCACCGGCGCAAG AAACCATGGTCAAAGTAATGGACCTCTTGTCTATCAGCTTGAACGTGAACCAAGTAGAAGTCTCTCAAG TGAGAGAGTTGCTCTACAGGCTTTGAAGGCCAGTGATTGGTATCTTGAAGGAGCAATCGATGTATTCTATAGTCAACCCCAAGTCCAGCAGTCATCTACAGATTCAAGACATCTCGAGAAACTCTACAACAGATACAAAG ATCCTTATGCTGATATGATTTTGGCTGATGGTATTAGCACCCTATGCAATGACCTAATG GTAGACCCTCAAGATATTGTCATG TTGGTTATCTCATGGTACATGAAGGCTGCTACCATGTGTGAATTCTCCAAACAGGAATTTGTCGGTGGCTTGCAATCTCTCGG GATAGATACGTTGGAGAGGTTTCGTGAGCGTTTACCGTATATACGTTCTGAACTAAGTGATAACC AGAAGTTCAAGGAGATCTATATCTTTACGTTTGACTGGGCAAAGGAAAAG GGTCAGAAGTCACTGGCGTTGGATACAGCCATAGGGATGTGGCAATTGTTGTTTGCGGAAAAGAAGTGGCCGTTGGTTGATCACTGGTGTCAGTTCTTACAG GAAAAGCATAACAAAGCTATTTCTCGGGATACGTGGTCTCAACTACTAGAGTTTGCAACC GGTGTGGATCCCGGACTTTCAAACTATGATGCTGACGGTGCGTGGCCATATCTAATTGACGAGTTTGTCGAGTATCTAACCGAGAACGCCATGGTTCAAAAGGGTAGGGGGAAGAAGTTGTAA
- the LOC110899040 gene encoding uncharacterized protein At2g29880, whose product MLDVLNSGGNYKSDNGFKPGFFSAVERQLAISLPEAGIKAKPHIESRVKTMKSDWSAIHDMLAWNNTSGFGWDYNNDMLDAPQPIWQAYIQVHKNAAKWRAKKFPHYWDLCNVFGKDRANGRDAQTAADIISDINREEPEATEEGLDDIDVNQPINIPSYDASREESSTQRKRRRRNSWDPLMNSLKESAEIIGAEIRGASNTFNRVFGTESNREELRNNLFAEMNKVAGLTTRECDKAVCKLAQNEELMVVFFKVDEDRKLGWVKNMLEDTV is encoded by the exons ATGCTTGATGTTCTAAATTCAGGTGGTAATTACAAATCAGATAATGGGTTTAAACCTGGTTTCTTTAGTGCGGTGGAGCGACAACTCGCAATATCTCTTCCCGAAGCTGGCATAAAAGCAAAGCCACATATAGAATCGCGTGTAAAAACAATGAAGAGTGATTGGTCTGCCATACATGATATGTTGGCATGGAACAATACAAGTGGTTTTGGCTGGGATTACAATAATGACATGCTTGATGCTCCCCAACCTATTTGGCAAGCTTATATACAG GTGCATAAAAATGCTGCAAAATGGAGAGCAAAGAAATTCCCTCATTATTGGGACTTGTGTAATGTATTTGGTAAGGATCGCGCAAATGGAAGAGATGCCCAAACAGCTGCGGATATTATATCTGATATAAACCGAGAAGAACCGGAGGCTACTGAAGAAGGATTAGATGATATTGATGTTAATCAACCAATAAACATCCCTTCATATGATGCTTCTAGAGAAGAGTCAAGCACACAGCGAAAGAGAAGAAGGCGCAACAGTTGGGATCCTCTAATGAACAGTCTGAAAGAGTCTGCTGAAATAATCGGTGCAGAGATTAGGGGGGCTTCAAATACTTTTAATAGAGTTTTTGGAACAGAGAGCAATAGAGAGGAACTTCGGAACAACCTTTTTGCGGAGATGAATAAAGTTGCGGGTTTAACTACTCGTGAGTGTGACAAGGCGGTATGTAAGCTTGCACAAAATGAGGAGTTAATGGTAGTCTTTTTTAAGGTTGATGAAGACCGCAAACTTGGATGGGTAAAGAACATGCTTGAAGATACCGTTTGA